A window of Apodemus sylvaticus chromosome 9, mApoSyl1.1, whole genome shotgun sequence contains these coding sequences:
- the Tmem200c gene encoding transmembrane protein 200C, giving the protein MIATGGLLRISARKQDPLRPPSQVPKRKRKAKKRRKNDVVVVKGKLKLCSISGLIALCGILVLLVGIAMAVVGYWPKAHVANRGGSKQLLPVGSSHRIGVANNSSSGNKNPAKSHSGTPGGVNSSSVGGPKSLPPARSAATSSSSSSSPSSSSSTSVGFFFRIFSGYLHSDKLKVFGPLIMGIGIFLFICANAVLHENRDKKTKIINLRDLYSTVIDVHSLRAKDLAAAAAAAAAAAASSSAAAPGSAPPGAAPLNGFLNYVQSRGLELKPGSCAGSADAFGAAAMLARGSWPHPTGLGGGGGGTREAGSPPDLASSPRCPREPPSLTEAVYSIYRERSSGAGRRRTTVAAVAAATATVTAAASGSSSPAPCSPTGSWGRQSTASSLVDSSLSAFALLPLQGDRDRDGDLEGASCSWHRPPGERGSRDLPRGELDLSLTDLRGAEGGARWASREPGEPEDATTARTARGQGGRLPRTGRYAAWRRRSTSGLPDYRAPQSPEPPPSSSAENLDSDPPGTTATPSLPLSPEDSPLVRRDSQSSQSDDQSSSNKGYAPLREADTSVESVLDVVARKMLDCEDITDPSTEHSSPEGPSLEPTRAKPSSVQKQFTNKEKLFLISRSHTPGVEDPELEKSSN; this is encoded by the coding sequence ATGATCGCCACCGGTGGCCTACTGAGGATATCCGCGAGAAAGCAGGATCCTCTCCGGCCCCCGAGCCAGGTCCCTAAACGCAAGAGGAAAGCCAAGAAGAGGCGTAAGAACGACGTGGTGGTGGTGAAAGGCAAGCTGAAGCTGTGCTCCATTTCCGGGCTCATTGCCCTTTGTGGGATCCTAGTGCTGCTGGTGGGCATAGCCATGGCCGTGGTGGGCTACTGGCCAAAAGCCCACGTAGCCAACAGAGGTGGGAGCAAGCAGTTACTGCCTGTGGGCAGTAGCCATCGCATAGGGGTcgccaacaacagcagcagtggcaacAAAAACCCAGCCAAGAGCCACTCTGGGACCCCCGGGGGTGTCAACTCCAGTTCTGTGGGCGGGCCCAAGAGTCTGCCTCCTGCAAGATCTGcagccacctcctcttcctcttcctcttctccttcctcttcctcctccacgtCGGTGGGCTTCTTCTTCCGAATCTTCTCAGGCTACTTGCACTCAGACAAGCTAAAGGTTTTTGGGCCCCTCATCATGGGTATAGGCATCTTCCTCTTCATATGCGCCAACGCGGTGCTCCATGAGAACAGGGACAAGAAAACTAAGATCATCAACCTGCGGGACCTCTATTCCACTGTCATCGACGTGCACAGCCTCCGCGCCAAAGATCTGGCAGCAGCAGCTGCGGCGGCCGCGGCGGCTGCAGCTTCCTCCTCTGCCGCTGCACCCGGCTCCGCGCCCCCCGGGGCAGCACCGCTCAATGGCTTTCTCAACTACGTGCAATCCCGGGGCCTGGAGCTGAAGCCAGGCAGCTGTGCAGGCTCTGCGGACGCCTTCGGGGCTGCTGCAATGCTGGCCAGGGGCTCATGGCCCCACCCCACCGGGCTGGGCGGAGGCGGCGGTGGGACTCGAGAGGCAGGGTCCCCGCCAGACCTGGCTTCTTCTCCGCGCTGTCCGCGGGAGCCCCCGAGTCTGACCGAGGCCGTGTACAGCATCTACCGTGAGCGCTCCAGTGGGGCTGGCCGTCGCCGGACCACAGTTGCCGCGGTGGCTGCGGCCACTGCCACTGTTACCGCGGCTGCCAGCGGCAGCAGCAGCCCAGCGCCCTGCAGCCCAACCGGGAGTTGGGGGCGCCAGAGCACCGCCAGCTCCCTCGTGGACTCCTCGCTGAGCGCCTTCGCCCTGTTGCCCTTGCAAGGGGACCGGGACAGAGACGGGGACTTGGAGGGCGCAAGCTGCAGTTGGCACAGACCTCCCGGGGAACGCGGCTCCCGGGATCTCCCCAGGGGAGAACTGGACTTGAGCCTGACCGACCTCCGGGGAGCCGAGGGCGGAGCGCGCTGGGCGTCCCGCGAGCCTGGGGAGCCCGAGGACGCGACAACAGCACGCACCGCCAGGGGGCAGGGCGGCCGCTTGCCCAGGACCGGCAGGTACGCGGCCTGGCGGCGCCGCAGCACCAGTGGGCTCCCGGACTACCGGGCACCACAGTCGCCCGAGCCCCCGCCCTCCTCGAGCGCGGAGAACCTGGACTCCGACCCTCCTGGTACAACTGCCACGCCCTCGCTCCCTCTGAGCCCTGAGGACTCTCCCCTTGTCAGGCGGGATTCCCAGAGTTCTCAGTCGGATGACCAGTCCAGCAGCAATAAGGGCTACGCCCCCCTGAGGGAGGCTGACACTTCTGTAGAGTCAGTCTTGGATGTGGTGGCCAGGAAAATGCTAGACTGTGAGGACATCACAGATCCCAGTACTGAGCACAGCTCCCCTGAGGGTCCCAGTCTAGAGCCAACTagggcaaagccttcctctgtgCAGAAGCAGTttacaaacaaagagaaactctTCCTGATTTCCAGGTCTCACACCCCAGGTGTAGAAGACCCTGAACTGGAAAAGTCTTCCAACTAG